The sequence below is a genomic window from Mycobacteroides abscessus ATCC 19977.
CCAAGAAGATCCGTCCCGATTCGCGGACCAGGCCCCAGCCCGCCTTGAGCATCAGCGCGGCCACGACAAGTGCGGCGATGGCATCCGCGCGGGTGAAGCCGGTGAGCCACACCACGGCGCCGGCGACGGCGGTGGCGATGAATGCGTAGAGGTCGTTGAGGATGTGCTGGAAGGCGCCCTCGACGTTGAGGCTGGAACGGTTGGCCTTGCTGATGCACCACGTGGCTGCCACGTTGACGGCGATTCCGGCCAGTGCGGTGATGAACACCAGCAGGCCTGAGACCTCCGGGGGAGTGATCAGCCGGCGGATGCCCTCGTAGATGAAGAAGGCGGCCAGTAGGAACAGCGTCACGCCGTTGGCCTGTGCCGACAGGATCTCGGCGCGCTTGAGGCCGAACGTATAGCTACCCCGCGCCGGACGCGACGAGAGGCGAATGGCGATGAGCGCCAATACGATCGATGCCGCGTCGGTCAGCATATGCCCGGCGTCGGAGATCAACGCCAGCGATTGGGCGATGATGCCGATGACGACCTCGATGGCCATGAATCCGCCGATCAGGATCAAGGCGATGGTCAGCCATTTCCGATCGGCGTCGGCGTTCACGCCGTGACCATGGGAGTGCCCGGAGCCGTGCTCGTGTGCGTCCGCTGCCATGTCCGCTCCTTCTTACGATTCATGCAAACATATGCATGCTAGCATTTGTCATGACAAACGTTCAGCCCTTGACCTGTCCGAAGTGTGAATCACAGATGCTGTCGACGAAATGGTTCGGCGTACGCACATTTCAATGCACGGGATGTGCGGCGCTGTTACTGGAGCAGGACAGCCTGCAGCAGTTCGTGGATGGAGCCGCGCGTTTCGGCCCGTCGGCGCATATCGACCAGCCGCCCACGGCGCAGCCGTACCCACCCGCGCCTCCTCAGGACTACCGGGGATTTATGGGCGGACTCTTCGGCGGAGGCGGCCACGGATATCGCCGCCGGGGCCACCACTGACTCACCGGGCGTCTCGAATGTGCGGATTGTGTCGATATCACGTCGGAAATCGACACAATCCGCACACTCGACGTGCCGTTACGGCTTGATCCGGATCTGGTTCGGCTTCCAGAGCCCACTGTGTACCTGCGAGCCGTACTCGATCTGCGCGGGTTGGGCATCGACGATGGTGTCGAGCTTGCGCAGCGAGCCCCAGTCGCGGCCCCAGTCCTTGGACAGGTAGGTCGGCATCACGTGTGCCCGCAGCAGCAGGTCGGTGATGCCGAGCAGGCCACCGTTCTCGCCGTCCTGCCAGGTGTCGGTGTCCTTGCGCTTCTGGTCGTAGTCCGGCGTGATGCGGAACTCGGGAACTTCGGTGATCCCGTACTGATGCAGCATCGGGTGCTGGCACGGGAAGACCAGTCCCACGGTCCAGTCCAGCAGCACCGGCCGGGTGCTGCCCACGTACTCCTGCAGTGACTTCAGCTCCGGCACCCGGGGTGGCGCAAAGGCCAGCCAGTCGCCCGGAGTCAGCGAGCCGTCAATCGCGACAATCCGCACGGCGGTCGCGGTCTCGGGGATATCCGAACGGGCGAAGCGCAGGTTGCGCCAGGATGGCGCGGGCCCAAGGTCGTAGGGCGTCAGGCGTCCCAAGGGGCTGAACGCACCGTCGGGGCCCGCCGTGCCGTACTCCAATTGCAGTGTCTGCCCGGAGAGTTCGCCCTTGACGTTCTTGGCCGCGATGGTGCCGGCTGCCGTCACCACGATCAGTGGATGGGCGGCATCGCGCGCGGGGAGCCGGTACCAATCGGAAGTCACCTTCGCCTGCTGCTGCGGACCGACGCGGTAGGAGCCCACGATCGGTACCCGGGCCGGATCCAGCCCGTAGGGCAGCCGCACCGTGGAGCCATTGACGCCCGGGGTTGTGTTGCGATCCTTGGAATCCCAGTCGTAGTCGGTTCCCGGCCGTGAGTCATTCATCCGGATGGATTCGGCGACGATCTTGTCCGGTACCCCGTCGGCGGTAAAGCCTGACGGGGCGGAGCCGCCGAGCGGCCCCAGCGCGCCGGTCTCTTGCTCGCCGATCGCGGGCAGGAATCCGGCATTCGCGTCGGGCTCGACGAGAACGTCGTCGGCCAGCCCACATCCGCCCGCCAGTTCGCGGATGTTCGCCCATCCGTTGGAATACGACGGGTACTGACGGGCGACGCCGATCGCCAGCTGGCAGATGGACGTGAGCACCATGAATCCGGCGGCCCAGGCGACCGGCGCGGAGGTGATGGACCGCGTGATGCGGTTGTCCTCACGCCGCGGCGAGAAGTGCAGCCATGCTGCGTAGCCGACCGCGAGCGCGAACAGCGCGAAAAATATTGTGCTGACGCTTATTCCGGCGATCTTGGGCATGCTGCTGTTGAACGGAATACCGAAACTCGAGACGTACCACCAGCCTGCGGCGCTGGCCCAGCTGAGAGCCAGCACGAACAGCACCGTGGCCACGACGGCCATGCGGTTGCGACTCCAGCGCAACACCTGTGGTGACACCAGCACCGTGGCCAACGCCGCCACGGCGGCGCCCAGGGCGGCGAACAGCCCGAAGTGGTGTACCCACTTGGTGGGCGCGAACATCAGGAAGAAGATGGTGCCAAAGACGACGCCCAGCACACGCCAGGCCGGCCCGCGGGCCACCCCGGGAACGCGCTTGCGGCGCAGGAGAATGAACATCGCGATGAACAGGCACGCCGCGATCAGCAGGAAGCCGAAGCGCCGCGATACCGAACCGTCCACCGTCGGCAGGAACATGTAGTAGTACCGCAGGTTGTCCGTGTACCACGCCTGCGATGGGCCGATGGCGGTGCGGATCCTGGTCGCCTCGAAAACCGTTGCCAGTGTTTGATCGGAGAACACCACGGGCAGGATGACGGTTCCAGCGGCCAGCATGGGCGCCACCAGCGGCCAGGTGCCCACCTGACGGTGCTTGGTCACGATGATCCGCAGGATCGGCCGGCCACCGGCGAGCAGCGCGGCGACGGCGATCAGACCGGTCGGCTGTATCCCGAGAGTAAAGGCAGCGGTGATGGTCGCCAGCGCGGCGGGAGTCAGTCGCCGGGAGGTGATGGCCCGCTCGATGAGCACCCAGGTGATCAGCGACCCGACCGCGATCTGTCCCTCGGGGCGCAGACCGTTGTTGAACGGGAACCAGGACGCCAGCAGCACGAAGCCGGCCGCCCATGCCG
It includes:
- a CDS encoding cation diffusion facilitator family transporter; the protein is MAADAHEHGSGHSHGHGVNADADRKWLTIALILIGGFMAIEVVIGIIAQSLALISDAGHMLTDAASIVLALIAIRLSSRPARGSYTFGLKRAEILSAQANGVTLFLLAAFFIYEGIRRLITPPEVSGLLVFITALAGIAVNVAATWCISKANRSSLNVEGAFQHILNDLYAFIATAVAGAVVWLTGFTRADAIAALVVAALMLKAGWGLVRESGRIFLEAAPVGLDPGTIGTQLAAVHAVAEVHDLHIWQITSGQPALSAHILVAPNADCHGIRREIEELLHTQYDIDHTTLQVDHEGTEASTHCFDPHGEPYRADGSALPGKG
- a CDS encoding arabinosyltransferase domain-containing protein, which gives rise to MTENSVTDTAAEARKLNIARWTATVFGLLGFVLSVSIPLLPVKVSTATLDWPQQGRLNNVTAPLISQTPMDMTVIVPCAVVNSAPADGAVILGTAPPEGKEAALQSLFVRVTKERLDITDRNVVIASVPRTKVASPDCRRIVITSSDKGTFATFEGLHGDGAEKSADLRSGFPDPNLRPQIVGVFTQLSGPAPQGLSLTAHIDTRFSSSPTLLKLAAMVGAVISTIIAVLALWRIDQTDGHRMRRLIPTRWRRFDLTDTVIMSALVLWYVIGAGSSDDGYQMGMARTAEHAGYMANYFRWFGSPEDPFGWYYNLLAIMTKFSDISLWIRLPDLIASLVCWLLISREVLPRLGPAVARSKPAAWAAGFVLLASWFPFNNGLRPEGQIAVGSLITWVLIERAITSRRLTPAALATITAAFTLGIQPTGLIAVAALLAGGRPILRIIVTKHRQVGTWPLVAPMLAAGTVILPVVFSDQTLATVFEATRIRTAIGPSQAWYTDNLRYYYMFLPTVDGSVSRRFGFLLIAACLFIAMFILLRRKRVPGVARGPAWRVLGVVFGTIFFLMFAPTKWVHHFGLFAALGAAVAALATVLVSPQVLRWSRNRMAVVATVLFVLALSWASAAGWWYVSSFGIPFNSSMPKIAGISVSTIFFALFALAVGYAAWLHFSPRREDNRITRSITSAPVAWAAGFMVLTSICQLAIGVARQYPSYSNGWANIRELAGGCGLADDVLVEPDANAGFLPAIGEQETGALGPLGGSAPSGFTADGVPDKIVAESIRMNDSRPGTDYDWDSKDRNTTPGVNGSTVRLPYGLDPARVPIVGSYRVGPQQQAKVTSDWYRLPARDAAHPLIVVTAAGTIAAKNVKGELSGQTLQLEYGTAGPDGAFSPLGRLTPYDLGPAPSWRNLRFARSDIPETATAVRIVAIDGSLTPGDWLAFAPPRVPELKSLQEYVGSTRPVLLDWTVGLVFPCQHPMLHQYGITEVPEFRITPDYDQKRKDTDTWQDGENGGLLGITDLLLRAHVMPTYLSKDWGRDWGSLRKLDTIVDAQPAQIEYGSQVHSGLWKPNQIRIKP